The following coding sequences are from one Arthrobacter crystallopoietes window:
- a CDS encoding substrate-binding domain-containing protein → MIEHSEAPSSPNRAQSDSGKLIREITDDGESPMEDTRDTSPVTMATLAKRVGVHISTVSRALQEPRQHTTNKTTLIIRELADQLDFQPDATASRLRTRRSRLIGVTVPSLTDPVHATTYEGIDKQALRRGYSTMLSMSANLDDRSPSRANSLIRSRVEGIIIQDTFEGDLLPATLRKRHIPYVMCLRKNDDEVSVAVDDLLGGRLAAEHLAAAGHTEIAIISPDSSVSTGRDRVEGFRRRMLELGTRIDDSRIVPAGFDIASGQRAAETLLDWPKLPTAIFASNDLTAAGIMFRLREAGITIGRDVALVGYNDIEISKHLPVPLTTIASPLHEVGARSLDTLVEAIEGRTPRSLKLTPQLLARESTLAFAPVNA, encoded by the coding sequence ATGATTGAGCACTCTGAAGCGCCGTCTAGCCCTAATCGCGCGCAAAGCGATAGCGGTAAACTGATACGGGAAATCACCGATGACGGGGAGAGTCCCATGGAAGATACGCGGGATACTTCACCCGTTACTATGGCAACCCTTGCCAAGCGGGTCGGAGTGCACATCTCGACGGTTTCGCGGGCGTTGCAGGAACCGCGGCAACATACGACCAACAAGACCACCCTGATAATCAGGGAGCTGGCCGACCAACTCGATTTTCAGCCGGATGCCACAGCTTCACGGTTACGGACCCGCCGCAGCCGGCTCATCGGCGTCACGGTCCCGAGCCTGACCGATCCGGTTCACGCCACCACCTATGAAGGCATCGACAAGCAGGCCTTGCGCAGAGGCTACTCGACCATGTTGAGCATGTCGGCCAATCTTGATGATCGCTCTCCCAGCCGCGCCAACAGCCTTATCCGCAGCCGTGTCGAAGGAATCATCATCCAAGACACCTTTGAGGGCGATCTCCTCCCGGCGACTTTGCGGAAGCGGCACATACCGTATGTGATGTGCCTGAGGAAGAACGACGACGAGGTTTCAGTCGCCGTCGACGATCTGCTGGGTGGACGGTTGGCTGCTGAACATCTGGCGGCAGCGGGACATACGGAGATAGCGATCATTTCGCCTGATAGTTCAGTGAGCACGGGCAGGGACAGAGTCGAAGGCTTTCGGCGCCGCATGCTGGAATTGGGCACAAGGATTGACGATTCACGGATAGTCCCTGCGGGATTCGATATTGCCTCCGGCCAGCGCGCCGCCGAAACGCTGCTTGACTGGCCTAAACTTCCCACAGCCATCTTTGCCAGCAACGACCTGACTGCCGCCGGCATCATGTTCAGGCTCCGGGAGGCAGGGATAACGATAGGGCGCGACGTCGCCCTGGTCGGCTACAACGACATAGAAATTTCCAAGCATCTGCCGGTGCCTCTGACCACCATTGCTTCCCCTCTGCATGAGGTGGGAGCCAGAAGCCTCGACACCCTGGTCGAGGCCATCGAAGGCCGCACGCCACGCTCCTTGAAACTCACGCCGCAGCTGCTCGCCAGGGAATCAACACTTGCATTCGCTCCGGTGAACGCCTGA
- a CDS encoding flavin reductase family protein: MITAPSRLETLVPPAQLRDSIDVDTFKSAFRMHPAGVSVIAADAGNGPAAMTISSLTSVSTEPPLVTFSLSALSWSTPVFLEADTVVVHLLGSEHLRLAQLGATGRVDRFADKSAWTRLPTGEPVFKETYAWLRGHIVNRLEAGNSVICVAHIVQASVPDAAAAETSVPLVYHGRTWHQLGTHSAI, from the coding sequence ATGATTACTGCACCCTCTCGTTTGGAGACTCTGGTGCCTCCTGCGCAACTGCGCGATTCCATCGACGTCGACACCTTCAAGTCCGCGTTCCGCATGCATCCGGCCGGAGTCTCCGTTATTGCGGCAGACGCCGGCAACGGCCCAGCCGCGATGACGATCAGTTCGCTCACCTCGGTCAGCACCGAACCGCCACTGGTGACTTTCTCGCTATCAGCGCTCTCGTGGAGCACCCCGGTCTTCCTGGAAGCGGACACCGTAGTCGTTCACCTGCTTGGTTCCGAGCACCTGCGGCTAGCGCAGCTGGGTGCCACCGGTCGTGTCGACCGGTTTGCGGATAAGTCGGCCTGGACGCGTCTGCCAACGGGGGAGCCCGTCTTTAAAGAGACGTACGCGTGGCTGCGCGGGCACATCGTGAACCGCCTGGAAGCAGGAAACTCGGTAATCTGCGTTGCGCACATCGTGCAGGCCTCGGTTCCTGATGCGGCCGCGGCGGAGACGTCCGTCCCGCTTGTTTACCACGGGCGCACCTGGCATCAGCTGGGTACGCATTCCGCTATCTGA
- a CDS encoding 4-hydroxyphenylacetate 3-hydroxylase N-terminal domain-containing protein: protein MSIENVEAFASVNAMRNVQEILNQGTEPHLLSGAQYLESLRDGRRVIDSQGKEIPDVTEHPTTGPSAHTFASVMDMQFDEKYRNTLTYLDDAGDRRARGWHIPRNKEDLFLKREQIGATGERTLGMFGRPPEYGPAMSLGFLAIIDRIEKENPVFAENIRRFVDQSSRLNLLSTDLIADPQSDRRVPRNERPGTLRVVGETDEGIMLRGSKIAGSSGSISHFFTLSTTLGEGLGPDAAIWAAIPVNLPGVTLVTREPALHKKQNPVDNPIGVLGEEVDQIILFDDAVLPKDLVFSLGNTELLTAYFDSCVFVFWHILTRLAYRAELFAGTAQVIAETLGTDKIPGVRRTIADITTYAQVLKGFSISAIAESENWNGVEVPNPGLVSAGRYYSISEYDNVISKLKDLCGQGLISRWPTEIWEHPEFGPKLKSFLPGHDIDAFGKNQLFNFAWDLTASANAGRLGLFEKVNATPPAFVAEIVYQHVGRDKSAQFVRDFLARSR, encoded by the coding sequence ATGAGCATAGAAAACGTAGAAGCGTTCGCGTCCGTCAACGCCATGCGCAACGTCCAGGAAATCCTCAATCAAGGCACCGAACCACATCTGCTCTCCGGTGCCCAGTACCTGGAGTCACTTCGCGACGGCCGTCGGGTAATTGACAGCCAGGGCAAGGAAATTCCGGACGTCACCGAACATCCGACGACCGGGCCTTCAGCCCACACGTTCGCAAGCGTCATGGATATGCAGTTCGACGAAAAATACCGCAACACCCTGACTTACCTGGACGACGCAGGTGACCGCCGAGCCCGCGGGTGGCACATCCCGCGCAACAAGGAGGACCTTTTCCTCAAGCGGGAGCAGATTGGCGCGACCGGTGAGCGTACTCTCGGCATGTTCGGGCGTCCCCCGGAGTACGGCCCGGCGATGTCGCTCGGCTTCCTTGCGATCATCGACCGGATCGAGAAGGAAAACCCCGTCTTCGCAGAGAACATCCGCCGGTTTGTGGACCAATCCAGCAGGCTGAATCTGCTGAGCACCGACCTCATCGCCGACCCGCAATCCGACCGCCGCGTGCCGCGAAACGAACGTCCCGGCACCCTGCGCGTCGTCGGCGAGACCGACGAGGGCATTATGCTCCGGGGAAGCAAAATCGCAGGGAGTTCCGGCTCCATCTCGCACTTCTTCACACTGTCGACGACCCTCGGCGAAGGCCTGGGTCCGGACGCTGCCATCTGGGCAGCGATCCCGGTCAACCTGCCGGGAGTAACACTCGTGACCCGTGAGCCCGCCCTGCACAAAAAGCAAAACCCCGTTGACAATCCCATCGGGGTGCTCGGCGAGGAGGTCGACCAGATCATCCTCTTCGACGACGCGGTGCTTCCAAAGGACCTCGTGTTCAGCCTGGGCAATACGGAGCTGCTCACGGCATACTTCGACAGCTGCGTGTTCGTGTTCTGGCACATCCTCACCCGCCTCGCCTATCGTGCCGAACTCTTCGCCGGCACCGCCCAGGTGATCGCCGAGACCCTGGGCACCGACAAGATCCCGGGCGTGCGCCGGACGATCGCGGACATCACAACCTACGCCCAGGTCCTCAAAGGCTTCTCGATCTCAGCGATCGCGGAAAGCGAGAACTGGAACGGGGTGGAGGTCCCCAATCCGGGCCTGGTTTCCGCCGGCCGCTACTACTCGATTTCCGAGTACGACAACGTCATCTCGAAGCTGAAAGACCTCTGCGGCCAGGGGCTCATCTCCCGGTGGCCGACCGAGATCTGGGAGCACCCGGAGTTCGGCCCGAAGCTGAAATCGTTCCTTCCCGGGCACGACATCGACGCGTTCGGAAAGAACCAGCTCTTCAACTTCGCCTGGGACCTCACCGCCAGTGCGAACGCCGGCCGCCTCGGTCTGTTCGAGAAGGTCAACGCGACTCCTCCGGCGTTTGTCGCCGAGATCGTGTACCAGCACGTCGGCCGCGATAAGAGCGCACAGTTCGTCCGCGACTTTCTCGCCCGCAGCCGGTAG
- a CDS encoding cyclase family protein, with amino-acid sequence MSIETTNRTFPKLGTDLLDRSLDVIDLTRPIYEGMPQWFGHQKTFIMVNQTHDQFMEKWKTTCGFEAHNLLISEHVGTHTDAIFEYAKDGPKLDESPLAFYYGPAVCIDVEPFVESDVELLSQKKLVQAVAASGQEIRRGDVLLLHFGYGDRVWPELAYAERNPGLSHEAALWIAEQGVVNIGVDQMSIDSSEDAEFSAHVVCAEYGIVNTESLTNLSRIKNERVLYLGLPLNIRGGTGSPIRAVAIRQAG; translated from the coding sequence ATGAGCATTGAAACGACCAATCGAACGTTTCCGAAGCTGGGCACCGATCTGCTGGACCGCTCCCTTGACGTGATTGACCTGACCCGTCCGATTTACGAGGGCATGCCTCAGTGGTTCGGTCATCAGAAGACCTTCATCATGGTCAACCAGACGCACGACCAGTTTATGGAGAAGTGGAAGACGACGTGCGGGTTCGAAGCCCACAACCTGCTCATCAGCGAACACGTCGGCACGCATACGGACGCCATCTTCGAGTACGCGAAGGACGGTCCCAAACTCGACGAGTCGCCGTTGGCCTTCTATTACGGTCCGGCCGTGTGCATCGATGTCGAACCCTTCGTGGAATCGGACGTGGAGCTGCTCTCCCAGAAGAAGCTCGTCCAGGCCGTCGCCGCCAGCGGGCAGGAGATCCGCCGCGGGGACGTTCTGCTGCTGCACTTCGGCTACGGTGACCGCGTCTGGCCGGAACTCGCGTACGCGGAACGGAACCCGGGCCTGTCACATGAGGCGGCCCTGTGGATCGCCGAGCAGGGTGTCGTGAACATTGGCGTGGACCAGATGAGCATCGACAGCAGCGAGGACGCGGAGTTCTCCGCCCACGTCGTCTGCGCCGAGTACGGCATCGTCAATACCGAAAGCCTCACCAACCTCTCGCGAATCAAGAACGAGCGCGTGCTCTACCTCGGTCTGCCCCTTAACATCCGGGGCGGCACGGGCTCTCCGATCCGCGCTGTCGCCATCCGCCAGGCCGGCTAA
- a CDS encoding purine-cytosine permease family protein, with amino-acid sequence MAEPIRPEPGTAGKTVNFELRGIDYVPDDMRDSTPSNLFRVFVGAQLTFGIMILGWLPVVFGLDFWSAVTATTLGTIVGAVMFGLFSLLGPRTGTNSAVSTGFCYGVKGRLLGSFKALFIGVGYLALTVWVCGDMVAAGVARMTGSGTSDALRAISYLVIMAALIIIALVGHDLLVKLQKYVIPLVLLGLAVMVATTFSAFGSTLETQASTLSPSEYWVAWVATFVIAMQLPVSYMPFANGFTRYISRKRWNDRSVFLGMSLGVSLGVLIALIVGIYISTLFAADQMSFGDGVVSVVPSWFVLPLVLIALIGAFDQGGFALYGSGLDASSVIPALRRLPATVVLSVISLLLVFLGSFVWDAAVIVSGFVTIIAVFVLPWAAVGFTSFLFQKGRLWPLDLQVFEKGIRGGAYWYNRGWNWRSTAAYAAGVLVALLFVKSDVYNGVLADAFGGADLSMFVSTIVAVALYTVFRLISPEQLELPAKGETSTASPALKNPASASVPE; translated from the coding sequence ATGGCTGAACCGATCCGGCCCGAGCCGGGGACCGCTGGCAAGACTGTCAATTTCGAACTTCGGGGCATTGATTACGTGCCGGATGATATGAGGGACTCGACACCCTCTAATCTCTTCCGGGTATTTGTCGGTGCACAACTGACCTTCGGCATCATGATCCTGGGATGGCTGCCGGTTGTCTTTGGGCTCGATTTCTGGAGCGCTGTAACTGCGACAACACTCGGCACGATCGTTGGTGCAGTGATGTTCGGCTTGTTCTCTCTCCTGGGACCCAGAACCGGCACCAACAGCGCTGTCAGCACGGGTTTCTGCTACGGGGTAAAAGGCCGCCTACTGGGTTCCTTTAAGGCTCTCTTTATCGGCGTAGGCTACCTCGCCCTGACCGTGTGGGTCTGCGGAGATATGGTTGCCGCGGGGGTGGCCAGGATGACCGGGAGCGGGACATCGGATGCCTTGCGGGCGATATCGTATCTGGTGATCATGGCAGCGCTTATCATTATCGCGCTGGTTGGTCATGATTTGCTCGTCAAGCTTCAAAAATACGTCATCCCACTAGTGCTGTTGGGTCTTGCAGTGATGGTGGCGACGACGTTCTCCGCCTTCGGGAGCACGCTCGAGACTCAGGCAAGCACTTTGAGTCCTTCCGAATACTGGGTGGCCTGGGTTGCGACATTCGTAATTGCAATGCAGCTGCCGGTCTCTTACATGCCTTTCGCTAACGGGTTTACCCGGTATATCAGCCGAAAGAGATGGAATGACCGGTCCGTTTTCCTCGGCATGTCCCTCGGGGTTAGTCTAGGCGTCCTCATTGCCCTGATCGTCGGCATCTATATTTCCACTTTGTTCGCGGCTGACCAGATGTCCTTTGGTGACGGTGTGGTTAGTGTCGTTCCTTCGTGGTTCGTGCTTCCACTGGTTCTAATAGCGCTCATCGGCGCCTTTGACCAGGGCGGGTTTGCGCTCTACGGGTCAGGACTCGACGCTTCTTCGGTTATCCCGGCCTTGCGTCGGCTGCCGGCGACAGTTGTTCTAAGTGTCATATCTTTGCTCCTGGTATTTCTGGGATCTTTCGTATGGGACGCCGCCGTTATCGTTTCGGGCTTTGTGACCATCATTGCCGTCTTCGTGCTGCCATGGGCTGCCGTGGGCTTTACTAGTTTCCTGTTCCAGAAGGGCCGGCTATGGCCGCTGGACCTTCAGGTCTTTGAGAAGGGGATTCGCGGCGGAGCGTATTGGTATAACCGGGGATGGAACTGGCGGTCTACGGCAGCGTATGCGGCCGGCGTGCTTGTGGCGCTCCTGTTCGTCAAGAGCGACGTCTACAACGGCGTTTTGGCTGACGCTTTCGGCGGAGCCGACCTGAGCATGTTTGTCAGTACGATCGTCGCGGTCGCGCTGTATACAGTCTTCCGACTCATCTCCCCCGAGCAGCTGGAACTGCCGGCAAAAGGGGAAACCTCTACGGCATCACCTGCCTTGAAAAATCCGGCGTCCGCCTCCGTACCGGAGTGA
- a CDS encoding amidohydrolase, producing MAVDDELLKIYKQLHANPELSMAEFQTSAFIRRELEQLGFEVRSCGGTGLVGTLKNGAGPSVAFRADMDGLPVREETGASHASAVKARDRSGSEVPVMHACGHDIHMTVALGLARQMKADVGRWSGTLILIFQPGEETGEGARAMLDDGLWDIAQLPDCVFGLHVWPLAAGSVELVVGDTMAMGDSLRVTVKGIGGHGSQPQDSVDPVVIAANMVVALQSAVSRNLDPLSAGVVTVGTFHAGTKENIIPAEAEFTINIRSIDLDARKVLMGAVERIIGGVASAFGAPEPSISVINSFPHLYSDPVLISDIKSRFDVALGETNVRYGKPRLASEDFGLLGEAIGAPSAYWFIGGLPEGVMGNEQIPRNHSPFFYPDPVPTLEVGIRTAYEACLSVLDTNA from the coding sequence TTGGCTGTTGACGATGAACTTCTGAAAATTTACAAGCAGCTACATGCGAACCCTGAATTATCAATGGCAGAATTTCAAACATCTGCGTTTATCCGACGCGAGTTGGAACAACTGGGTTTTGAGGTTCGCAGCTGTGGGGGAACCGGACTTGTCGGGACCTTGAAAAACGGTGCCGGCCCCTCCGTGGCATTTCGCGCGGACATGGACGGCCTGCCTGTGCGTGAGGAGACCGGGGCATCTCACGCCAGCGCAGTCAAAGCCCGTGATCGTTCAGGTTCCGAAGTACCCGTGATGCACGCCTGCGGACACGATATTCACATGACGGTAGCCCTCGGTCTGGCGCGGCAAATGAAAGCTGACGTAGGCAGGTGGTCCGGCACTCTAATCCTCATATTTCAACCTGGAGAAGAGACCGGTGAGGGAGCACGCGCAATGCTCGACGACGGTCTGTGGGACATCGCGCAATTACCTGACTGCGTCTTTGGGCTGCACGTCTGGCCTCTGGCTGCCGGCTCCGTCGAGCTCGTTGTGGGCGACACCATGGCCATGGGCGATTCACTCCGCGTCACGGTCAAAGGCATCGGCGGACACGGGTCACAGCCGCAAGACTCCGTCGACCCCGTCGTGATCGCCGCCAATATGGTTGTCGCGCTGCAGTCTGCCGTGTCCCGTAATCTTGATCCACTAAGTGCCGGGGTTGTGACCGTTGGCACCTTCCACGCGGGCACCAAGGAAAACATCATCCCCGCTGAGGCCGAATTTACCATCAACATCCGCTCTATTGACCTGGACGCCAGAAAGGTGTTGATGGGGGCGGTCGAGCGAATTATCGGTGGTGTTGCTTCAGCCTTCGGTGCTCCCGAACCGTCGATCAGTGTGATTAACAGCTTCCCGCATCTTTATAGTGACCCTGTCCTCATCTCGGACATCAAGTCGCGTTTCGATGTCGCGCTGGGCGAGACGAATGTGCGATACGGAAAGCCCCGCCTCGCAAGCGAAGACTTCGGACTGCTGGGGGAAGCTATCGGCGCGCCGAGTGCGTACTGGTTTATCGGCGGTCTTCCTGAAGGCGTTATGGGGAATGAGCAGATCCCGAGGAATCATTCCCCGTTCTTTTATCCGGATCCGGTCCCCACGCTCGAGGTGGGCATTCGCACTGCCTACGAAGCCTGCCTCTCGGTGTTGGATACAAATGCGTAG
- a CDS encoding RidA family protein, whose protein sequence is MNKTRIMPADLWDWPVPTPFTQGWKVSGDYETIFVGGQISVDHNNNVIGKGDIEVQTRNVFENIQKVLKEAGAEMTDIVKFNTFYTFEGSGEDVQHFWEKMNRVRLEFLKEPGPAGTAVRCSGFMLDDILIEVEAIAVIPRRD, encoded by the coding sequence ATGAACAAAACCCGCATCATGCCCGCTGACCTCTGGGACTGGCCGGTCCCGACTCCCTTCACCCAGGGCTGGAAAGTAAGCGGCGACTACGAGACCATCTTTGTCGGCGGCCAGATTTCTGTTGACCACAATAACAACGTGATCGGCAAGGGCGATATCGAAGTGCAGACCAGAAACGTCTTCGAGAACATCCAAAAGGTTCTCAAAGAGGCCGGGGCCGAGATGACCGACATTGTGAAGTTCAACACCTTCTACACATTTGAAGGGTCCGGGGAGGACGTGCAGCATTTTTGGGAAAAGATGAATCGCGTGCGTTTGGAATTCCTTAAGGAGCCGGGCCCCGCCGGGACCGCGGTCCGATGCTCAGGATTTATGCTGGACGACATTCTCATTGAGGTGGAGGCAATAGCTGTCATTCCGCGGAGAGACTAA